In one Bryobacteraceae bacterium genomic region, the following are encoded:
- a CDS encoding BadF/BadG/BcrA/BcrD ATPase family protein, translating to MERQFMIGLDIGSTTVKSVVIDAATDEVLWQDYQRHDTKQPEKTLEFLKRFETEIPGFKQENCRVFITGSGGSGIGRHLGAKFVQEVNAVSLAVEKLYPNCGSVVELGGQDAKIIIFKEDPETGRKKKLPSMNDKCAGGTGAVIDKINAKLRIPADDLCKMGYVGLKLHPVAGKCGVFAETDINGLQKSGVPADEMMASLFEAIVMQNLSVLTRGNTLRPEVLLLGGPNTYIKGMQDCWRSNIPKIWAERNTPLPEGVPPEELIKVPTNGQYFAALGAVEFGKDESDDVGRYKGYEKLEWYIRVGREEEKKKKGGAGGLAKNAADLDTFKNKYRHSKFEPAAFRAGEVIEGFIGIDGGSTSTKAVLISKDKERRILAKAYQLSKGNPLEDTMEIFAKLEKQISDQGASLKVLGVGTTGYAKDILKDVIGADAAVVETVAHTQAGLHFYDDVDVICDVGGQDIKIIILKNGRVKDFKLNTQCSAGNGYFLQSTAQGFGYPVEQFADVAFGATGYPSFGYGCAVFMQSDIVDFQRQGWKPEEIMAGLCNVLPKNIWLYVSQIPNLSAIGRRFLLQGGTQYNLAAVKSQVDFIESRFKGKDVSADVIVHQHCGEAGAIGAGLEAGRLWDNGRVSSFIGLDAVQRIEYKTTRSESTRCYFCKNKCLRTFIDVKTTQLNETAYRPAKSKVPLEEGTQRLIIATCEKGTVEDINEMRQIKGGLDKVKKENPNLVEVAARAVFRAPDVPNIADPMPRLQLTGSQKRRAEAMKKRASLRIGMPRVLNMYSQAPVFTGYFLSLGIQHTNIVWSDYTSEELYKAGAKRGSIDPCFPSKLGIPHVHNLLYVHHAKKPMDIIFFPMIDCLTSDLSGVQGSRSCPTVATTPAAVKAAFTKEGDLFAEKGVTFLDTFVNVGKPEIFERQMWEQFADILGLSPEENARAVREGYKALDVFNNVILRGQGREVLEQLEREDRLGIVLLGRPYHNDPGCNHEILEEFQKLGYPVFAQDALPIDEDIVWRLFGDEVRSGEIPDPMSISDVWKNSYSENTSRKVWAAKYIARHPNLVALELSSFKCGHDAPIYTVVEEIVEHSGTPYFCFKDIDENKPTGSIKIRTETISYFLKRYREDMVANKKTESSIDEQMRDFEARIRREMLKERLAAIKEQAEYGDGAMPTIHVSVGQLAASNPAHRSHASGD from the coding sequence GTGGAACGCCAATTCATGATCGGGCTCGACATCGGATCGACGACGGTCAAGTCCGTTGTCATCGATGCCGCTACGGACGAAGTGCTGTGGCAGGACTATCAACGCCACGACACCAAGCAGCCCGAGAAAACGCTCGAGTTTCTGAAACGGTTCGAAACAGAGATCCCCGGCTTCAAGCAGGAGAACTGCCGCGTGTTCATCACGGGCTCCGGCGGCAGCGGCATCGGCCGCCACCTCGGCGCCAAGTTCGTCCAGGAAGTCAATGCCGTTTCGCTTGCCGTCGAGAAGCTGTATCCCAATTGCGGTTCGGTTGTCGAGCTCGGCGGGCAGGACGCGAAAATCATCATCTTCAAAGAGGACCCGGAAACGGGCCGCAAGAAGAAGCTCCCGTCGATGAACGACAAGTGCGCCGGCGGCACCGGCGCCGTCATCGACAAGATCAACGCCAAGCTCCGCATCCCCGCCGACGATCTCTGCAAGATGGGCTACGTCGGCCTGAAGCTGCATCCGGTGGCCGGCAAGTGCGGCGTCTTCGCGGAAACCGATATCAACGGCTTGCAGAAATCCGGCGTGCCCGCCGACGAGATGATGGCGTCGCTGTTCGAGGCCATCGTCATGCAGAACCTCTCTGTACTCACGCGCGGCAACACGCTGCGCCCTGAAGTGCTTCTGCTCGGCGGTCCCAACACCTACATCAAAGGGATGCAGGATTGCTGGCGCTCCAACATCCCCAAGATCTGGGCTGAGCGCAACACGCCGCTCCCCGAAGGCGTGCCGCCCGAAGAACTGATCAAGGTCCCGACGAACGGTCAGTACTTCGCCGCCCTTGGCGCGGTCGAGTTTGGCAAGGACGAATCCGACGACGTCGGCCGGTACAAAGGCTACGAAAAACTCGAGTGGTACATCCGGGTCGGCCGCGAAGAGGAGAAGAAGAAGAAGGGTGGCGCCGGTGGCCTGGCCAAGAACGCCGCCGATCTCGATACCTTCAAGAACAAGTACCGCCACTCGAAGTTCGAGCCCGCGGCCTTCCGCGCCGGCGAGGTGATCGAAGGCTTCATCGGCATCGACGGCGGCTCTACCTCTACGAAAGCTGTTCTGATCTCCAAGGATAAGGAACGCCGGATTCTGGCCAAGGCCTATCAGCTTTCCAAGGGCAACCCGCTCGAAGACACCATGGAGATATTCGCCAAGCTCGAAAAGCAGATCTCCGATCAGGGCGCGTCCCTCAAAGTGCTCGGCGTGGGCACCACCGGCTATGCGAAGGACATCCTCAAGGACGTCATCGGCGCCGACGCCGCCGTCGTTGAGACCGTCGCCCACACTCAGGCCGGGCTCCATTTCTATGACGATGTCGACGTCATCTGCGATGTCGGCGGCCAGGACATCAAGATCATCATCTTGAAAAACGGCCGCGTCAAGGATTTCAAGCTCAACACCCAGTGCTCCGCCGGCAACGGCTACTTCCTGCAATCCACCGCCCAGGGCTTCGGCTACCCGGTGGAGCAGTTCGCCGATGTCGCCTTCGGAGCCACCGGCTATCCGTCGTTCGGCTACGGATGCGCCGTCTTCATGCAGTCCGACATCGTCGACTTCCAGCGGCAGGGCTGGAAGCCCGAAGAGATCATGGCCGGCCTCTGCAACGTGCTGCCCAAGAACATCTGGCTCTACGTCTCGCAGATCCCGAACCTCTCCGCCATCGGCCGCCGCTTCCTGCTCCAGGGCGGCACCCAGTACAACCTGGCCGCCGTGAAGTCCCAGGTCGACTTCATCGAGTCCCGCTTCAAGGGCAAGGACGTCTCGGCTGACGTCATTGTCCACCAGCATTGCGGCGAGGCGGGCGCTATCGGCGCCGGTCTCGAAGCCGGCCGCCTTTGGGACAACGGCCGCGTCTCGAGCTTCATCGGGCTCGACGCCGTGCAGCGGATCGAGTACAAGACCACGCGATCGGAATCCACGCGCTGCTACTTCTGCAAGAACAAGTGCCTGCGTACGTTCATCGACGTGAAGACCACGCAGTTGAACGAGACCGCCTATCGGCCCGCTAAGTCGAAGGTGCCGCTCGAAGAAGGCACCCAGCGTCTCATCATCGCCACCTGCGAAAAAGGCACGGTGGAAGACATCAACGAGATGCGCCAGATCAAAGGCGGGCTCGACAAGGTGAAGAAGGAAAACCCGAACCTCGTCGAAGTGGCCGCTCGCGCCGTCTTCCGCGCCCCCGACGTTCCCAACATCGCCGACCCCATGCCGCGCCTCCAACTCACCGGCTCGCAGAAGCGCCGCGCCGAAGCCATGAAGAAGCGCGCCTCCCTCCGTATCGGCATGCCGCGGGTGCTCAACATGTACTCGCAGGCTCCCGTGTTCACCGGCTACTTCCTGTCGCTCGGCATCCAGCACACCAACATCGTCTGGTCCGACTATACGAGCGAAGAGCTCTACAAGGCGGGCGCCAAGCGCGGCTCCATCGACCCCTGCTTCCCCTCGAAGCTCGGCATCCCGCACGTCCACAACCTCCTGTATGTCCACCACGCCAAGAAGCCGATGGACATCATCTTCTTCCCGATGATCGATTGCCTCACCAGCGACCTCTCGGGAGTGCAAGGCTCACGCTCGTGCCCCACCGTGGCCACCACGCCCGCCGCCGTCAAAGCCGCGTTCACCAAGGAAGGCGACCTGTTCGCCGAAAAGGGCGTCACGTTCCTCGATACGTTCGTCAACGTCGGCAAGCCCGAGATCTTCGAACGCCAGATGTGGGAGCAGTTCGCCGATATCCTCGGCCTGTCGCCCGAAGAGAACGCACGCGCCGTGCGCGAAGGCTACAAGGCGCTCGACGTCTTCAACAACGTTATCCTGCGCGGCCAGGGCAGGGAAGTCCTCGAGCAACTGGAGCGTGAAGACCGGCTGGGCATCGTCCTCCTCGGCCGTCCCTATCACAACGACCCGGGCTGCAATCACGAAATCCTTGAGGAGTTCCAGAAGCTCGGCTATCCCGTCTTCGCCCAGGACGCCCTCCCCATCGACGAGGACATCGTCTGGCGCTTGTTCGGTGACGAGGTCCGCTCCGGCGAGATCCCGGACCCGATGTCCATCAGCGACGTCTGGAAGAACTCCTACTCGGAAAACACCTCGCGTAAGGTCTGGGCGGCGAAGTACATCGCCCGGCATCCGAACCTCGTCGCACTCGAACTGTCCTCGTTCAAGTGCGGACACGACGCGCCCATCTACACCGTCGTCGAGGAGATCGTCGAACACTCCGGAACGCCCTACTTCTGCTTCAAGGACATCGACGAGAACAAGCCCACCGGCTCGATCAAGATCCGGACCGAGACCATCTCCTACTTCCTCAAGCGCTACCGCGAAGACATGGTGGCCAACAAGAAGACGGAGTCATCGATCGACGAACAGATGCGCGACTTCGAAGCACGCATCCGCCGCGAGATGCTCAAGGAGCGCCTCGCCGCCATCAAGGAGCAGGCCGAGTACGGCGACGGTGCGATGCCCACCATCCACGTGAGCGTCGGTCAGCTCGCTGCCTCGAACCCCGCCCACCGCTCCCACGCCTCCGGCGACTAA
- a CDS encoding DUF3667 domain-containing protein: MSESPSASCPSCGTVFMGTYCHDCGEKQVHEHDWTWSHFFHHLVHEIVHVDAKIFQTFWLLFRRPGFLTAEYWAGRRVPFLSPLRVYLIGAAVHFVAVHYGLFRTNVIQVGRRESSSNEIMDAVAAIAGIANRAEELHRHFEAVYKFTVYLGPLVLAAAAWMWFRRARPYFIQHLIFATHIYAFWFLVTPLNSVVGRARVLLPFVTAVYLFFATRRLYGGSLWTNIGRAVFLRVALIIAEMAAIGGAIAGALFWAFSNRAH; the protein is encoded by the coding sequence ATGTCTGAGAGCCCTAGCGCGTCCTGTCCTTCCTGCGGCACGGTGTTCATGGGAACGTACTGCCACGATTGCGGAGAGAAACAGGTCCACGAGCACGATTGGACGTGGAGCCATTTCTTCCATCACCTGGTGCATGAGATCGTCCATGTGGACGCCAAGATCTTTCAGACCTTCTGGCTGCTGTTCCGGCGGCCTGGCTTTCTCACGGCCGAGTATTGGGCGGGACGGCGCGTCCCGTTTCTGTCGCCGCTTCGGGTGTACCTGATTGGCGCGGCGGTGCATTTCGTCGCCGTGCACTATGGTCTGTTTCGAACCAACGTGATCCAGGTAGGCCGGCGGGAATCGTCGTCGAACGAGATCATGGACGCGGTGGCGGCGATCGCGGGGATCGCGAACCGGGCGGAGGAACTGCACAGGCATTTCGAGGCGGTTTACAAATTCACGGTCTACCTGGGGCCGCTGGTGCTGGCGGCGGCGGCATGGATGTGGTTTCGACGGGCGCGGCCGTACTTCATTCAGCACCTGATCTTCGCCACGCACATATACGCGTTCTGGTTTCTGGTGACGCCGCTGAACTCGGTGGTGGGGCGGGCGCGGGTGCTGCTGCCGTTCGTGACGGCGGTTTACCTCTTCTTCGCCACACGGCGGTTGTACGGAGGCTCCCTGTGGACGAATATCGGCCGAGCGGTTTTCCTGCGAGTGGCGCTGATCATCGCCGAAATGGCGGCCATCGGCGGGGCGATCGCCGGAGCGCTGTTTTGGGCGTTTTCGAACCGGGCGCACTGA
- the uvrA gene encoding excinuclease ABC subunit UvrA, with product MLRQISVHGARQHNLRNVSVDIPRNSLTVITGLSGSGKSSLAFDTIYAEGQRRYVDTLSPYARQFLDQMERPDVDSIDGLSPAISIEQKTTSRSPRSTVGTITEIYDYLRVLYSSIGVPHCPQCGLKIVPQSTQQIVEQITSLRQEERVMILAPIVRGRKGEYRKELEKLQQQGFLRARVDGTLRSLDEDIGLDKRKNHTIEVVVDRLVIKPGLGERLEQSIQTATKLAAGLVVVAVVNGDEQLYSQKLACPDCGVSIPQLEPRSFSFNSPYGACESCHGLGSQWTFDADKILIDSSKPLFDGALASLANAAAVVHRVQEFAKRARIGLHKPFEKLPDKARRQLMEGEGSFPGILKLLGANFEEASDVYREWMMDFMSATRCGSCGGARLKPGSLGVRFQGISIGEFAALPLDRARETAGSWKLDERERTIAGRVVQEIADRLRFLCTVGLEYLSLDRSAATLSGGEAQRIRLATQIGSRLRGVLYVLDEPSIGLHPRDNQRLIGTLGELRDLGNTVLVVEHDEETIAAADYVIDLGPGAGRLGGHLVAAGTPGQVESSAASLTGQYLSGKKRIAAPEFRRHGNGEKLVVRGAREHNLKNVDVEFPLGMFIAVTGVSGSGKSTLVHDILYRALARHVYSSKAEPGAHGKITGLEHIDKVIEIDQSPIGRTPRSNPATYTGTFTPIRELYAMLPEARERAYKPGRFSFNVKGGRCEACQGDGLKRIEMNFLPDVYVTCDICRGRRYNHETLEVKYKGNSIADLLESTVEDAAGILENIPQVALKLQTLVDVGLGYIHLGQSSTTLSGGEAQRIKLARELSRRQTGRTFYILDEPTTGLHFDDVHKLLEVLQRLVDLGNTVLVIEHHLDVIKSADRVIDLGPEGGEKGGQLVVAGTPEQIVTNKKSYTARALERVL from the coding sequence ATGCTGCGCCAGATCAGCGTTCACGGAGCCCGGCAGCACAACCTCCGTAACGTCAGCGTCGATATTCCCCGGAACTCGCTCACCGTTATCACGGGCCTGAGCGGATCCGGAAAGTCGTCGCTCGCGTTCGATACGATTTACGCCGAGGGCCAACGGCGGTACGTGGACACGCTGTCGCCCTACGCGCGGCAGTTTCTAGACCAGATGGAGCGTCCGGACGTGGACTCGATCGACGGCTTGAGCCCGGCGATTTCCATCGAGCAGAAGACGACGTCGCGGTCGCCGCGTTCGACGGTGGGGACGATCACCGAGATCTACGATTACCTGCGAGTGTTGTATTCGTCGATCGGCGTGCCGCATTGTCCGCAATGCGGGTTGAAGATCGTGCCGCAATCGACGCAGCAGATCGTGGAGCAGATCACGTCGCTGCGGCAGGAAGAGCGGGTGATGATCCTGGCGCCGATCGTCCGCGGGCGGAAGGGCGAGTACCGGAAAGAACTGGAGAAGCTGCAGCAGCAGGGGTTTCTGCGAGCGCGCGTGGACGGGACGCTACGGTCGCTCGACGAAGACATCGGGCTCGACAAACGGAAGAACCATACGATCGAGGTGGTGGTGGACCGGCTGGTGATCAAGCCGGGGCTGGGCGAGCGGCTGGAGCAATCGATTCAGACGGCGACGAAGCTGGCGGCGGGGCTGGTGGTGGTAGCGGTGGTGAACGGGGACGAGCAGTTGTATTCGCAGAAGCTGGCGTGTCCGGATTGCGGGGTGAGCATTCCGCAGCTCGAACCACGGTCCTTCTCGTTCAACAGCCCGTATGGGGCGTGCGAATCGTGCCACGGCCTGGGGAGCCAATGGACGTTCGACGCGGACAAGATTCTGATCGACTCCTCAAAGCCTTTGTTCGACGGGGCGCTGGCGTCGCTCGCCAACGCCGCGGCGGTGGTGCACCGGGTGCAGGAGTTCGCCAAGCGGGCTCGGATCGGTCTGCACAAGCCGTTCGAGAAGCTGCCAGACAAAGCGCGCCGGCAGTTGATGGAAGGCGAGGGATCGTTCCCGGGAATCCTGAAGCTGCTGGGCGCGAACTTCGAGGAGGCGTCCGATGTCTACCGCGAATGGATGATGGATTTCATGTCGGCGACGCGGTGCGGCTCTTGCGGGGGCGCGCGGTTGAAGCCGGGGAGCCTGGGGGTGCGGTTCCAGGGGATCTCGATCGGCGAGTTCGCGGCGCTTCCGCTGGACCGGGCGCGGGAGACGGCCGGAAGCTGGAAGCTGGACGAACGGGAGCGGACGATCGCCGGGCGAGTGGTGCAGGAGATCGCCGACCGGCTGCGTTTTCTGTGCACGGTCGGGCTCGAGTACCTGAGCCTGGACCGTTCGGCGGCGACGCTATCGGGCGGCGAGGCGCAGCGGATCCGGCTGGCGACACAAATCGGATCGCGGCTGCGGGGCGTGCTTTACGTGCTGGACGAACCGTCGATCGGGCTGCACCCGCGCGACAACCAGCGCCTGATCGGGACGCTGGGCGAGCTGCGGGATTTGGGCAACACGGTGCTGGTGGTGGAGCACGACGAAGAGACCATCGCGGCGGCGGACTATGTGATCGATCTGGGTCCGGGCGCCGGGCGCCTGGGAGGGCATCTGGTGGCGGCGGGAACGCCGGGGCAGGTGGAGTCCTCGGCTGCGTCGTTGACGGGGCAGTATCTATCGGGGAAGAAGCGGATCGCGGCGCCGGAGTTCCGCCGGCATGGGAACGGCGAGAAGCTGGTGGTGCGGGGCGCGCGCGAGCACAACCTGAAGAACGTGGACGTGGAGTTCCCGCTGGGGATGTTCATCGCGGTGACGGGTGTTTCCGGCAGCGGGAAGTCGACGCTGGTGCACGACATCCTGTATCGCGCGTTGGCGCGGCACGTTTACTCATCGAAGGCGGAGCCGGGGGCGCATGGCAAGATCACCGGGCTTGAACATATCGACAAGGTGATCGAGATCGATCAATCGCCGATCGGGCGGACGCCACGGTCGAACCCGGCGACGTACACAGGCACGTTCACTCCGATTCGCGAGTTGTACGCGATGCTGCCGGAGGCGCGGGAACGGGCGTACAAGCCGGGGCGGTTCAGCTTCAACGTGAAGGGCGGGCGGTGCGAGGCGTGCCAGGGCGACGGGCTGAAGCGCATCGAGATGAATTTCCTCCCGGACGTTTACGTGACATGCGACATCTGCCGGGGTCGGCGGTACAACCATGAGACGCTCGAGGTGAAGTACAAGGGCAACTCGATCGCGGATCTGCTGGAATCGACGGTGGAGGACGCGGCGGGGATCCTCGAGAACATCCCGCAGGTGGCGCTGAAGCTGCAGACTCTCGTTGATGTCGGGCTGGGCTATATCCATCTTGGGCAATCGTCGACGACGCTTTCCGGCGGCGAGGCGCAGCGGATCAAACTGGCGCGGGAGTTGAGCCGGCGGCAGACGGGGCGGACGTTCTACATTCTCGACGAGCCGACCACGGGGCTGCATTTCGACGATGTGCACAAGCTGCTGGAAGTGCTGCAGAGGCTGGTGGACCTGGGCAATACGGTGCTGGTGATCGAGCACCATCTGGACGTGATCAAGTCGGCGGACCGGGTGATCGATTTGGGTCCGGAGGGAGGCGAGAAGGGCGGCCAGTTGGTGGTGGCGGGGACGCCGGAGCAGATCGTGACGAACAAGAAGAGCTATACGGCGCGAGCGCTGGAGCGGGTGCTGTGA
- a CDS encoding type II CAAX endopeptidase family protein, with protein MEDAQTWPQPEPDPEASPPPARGPFWGYSDLALFLGALLPAAAASGIVFFAITRLAPATTLPKAFPAITLQFLSYGFWFLALYAIFRLRYQRPFWESLNWSAPAGAIGRSLLLGPPLAIGVSAMAALMGEPQVEMPIRELLGDPMSIFLVGLFAVTLGPVCEELTFRGFLLPLLSRTFGTALGILIAALPFALLHGPQYGWSWRHVALIGLAGVAFGWERYRTGSTAAATAMHSTYNLTIFAGFLAMRSQGLS; from the coding sequence ATGGAAGACGCCCAGACCTGGCCACAACCCGAACCCGACCCGGAGGCGTCGCCTCCGCCGGCCCGAGGGCCGTTCTGGGGGTACTCGGATCTGGCGCTATTTCTGGGCGCGTTGCTGCCGGCGGCGGCGGCGTCTGGAATCGTGTTCTTCGCGATTACGCGGCTGGCGCCGGCGACGACGCTGCCGAAGGCATTCCCGGCGATCACGTTGCAGTTTCTTTCCTACGGATTCTGGTTTCTGGCGCTTTACGCGATTTTCCGGCTGCGATACCAGCGCCCGTTCTGGGAGTCTTTGAACTGGAGCGCGCCGGCGGGCGCGATTGGCCGGAGCCTGCTGCTGGGGCCACCGCTCGCGATCGGCGTGTCGGCAATGGCGGCGCTGATGGGCGAGCCGCAAGTGGAGATGCCGATCCGGGAGCTGTTGGGCGATCCGATGTCGATTTTCCTGGTGGGGTTGTTCGCGGTGACCCTGGGTCCGGTGTGCGAGGAACTGACGTTCCGCGGATTCCTGCTGCCGCTGCTATCGCGGACGTTCGGGACGGCGCTGGGCATTCTGATCGCGGCACTGCCGTTCGCGCTGCTGCACGGGCCGCAATACGGATGGTCGTGGCGGCACGTGGCGCTGATCGGGCTGGCCGGAGTGGCGTTCGGGTGGGAACGGTACCGGACGGGGTCAACGGCGGCAGCGACGGCGATGCACTCCACCTACAACCTCACGATATTCGCAGGATTCCTGGCGATGCGATCTCAAGGACTGAGCTAA
- the mtnA gene encoding S-methyl-5-thioribose-1-phosphate isomerase, translating into MVETIEWISRDGRPAVVMIDQTKLPRETVYVECGDYLEVASAIRTMVIRGAPAIGVAAAMGMAIGALRADGDDLDRAIEEIGATLAATRPTAVNLFWAIDRMKALYAALRGQPAEAIRARMIEEAQRIKDEDVAICRQLGAHGAALVPDGKTVLTHCNAGALATAGYGTALGVIRAAVEAGKSIDVFADETRPFLQGARLTAWELQQDDIPTTVITDNMAGHFLKSGRIGCVVVGADRIAANGDVANKVGTYSVAVLAKENGVPFYVAAPISTLDLTLESGEQIPIEQRAANEVTEVFGVPVAPAGIRVENPAFDVTPSRYVTAIITERGVARAPYEESLRRIAGPA; encoded by the coding sequence ATGGTAGAGACAATCGAATGGATTTCGCGGGACGGCCGTCCCGCCGTGGTGATGATCGACCAGACGAAGCTGCCGCGCGAGACGGTGTATGTGGAGTGCGGCGACTATCTGGAAGTAGCGTCGGCGATCAGGACGATGGTGATTCGGGGCGCGCCGGCGATCGGCGTGGCGGCGGCGATGGGAATGGCGATCGGGGCGTTGCGCGCCGATGGCGACGACCTGGACCGGGCGATCGAGGAGATCGGGGCGACGCTGGCCGCGACTCGGCCGACGGCGGTGAATCTGTTCTGGGCGATCGACCGGATGAAAGCGCTGTACGCGGCTCTTCGCGGGCAACCGGCAGAGGCGATCCGGGCGCGGATGATCGAAGAGGCGCAGCGGATCAAGGATGAGGACGTCGCCATTTGCCGGCAGCTCGGGGCGCACGGAGCGGCGCTGGTGCCGGACGGCAAGACGGTGCTGACGCACTGCAACGCGGGCGCGCTGGCGACGGCGGGGTACGGGACAGCGCTGGGCGTGATTCGGGCGGCGGTGGAGGCGGGCAAGTCGATCGACGTTTTCGCCGACGAGACGCGGCCGTTTCTGCAAGGGGCGCGGTTGACGGCGTGGGAGCTGCAGCAGGACGACATCCCGACGACGGTGATCACCGACAACATGGCAGGGCACTTCTTGAAGTCCGGGCGGATCGGCTGCGTGGTGGTGGGGGCGGACCGGATCGCGGCGAACGGTGACGTGGCGAACAAGGTGGGCACGTATTCGGTGGCGGTGCTGGCGAAGGAGAACGGAGTTCCGTTTTACGTGGCGGCTCCGATCTCGACGCTCGACCTGACGCTCGAATCGGGAGAGCAGATCCCGATCGAGCAGCGGGCGGCGAACGAGGTGACGGAGGTGTTCGGCGTGCCGGTGGCGCCGGCGGGGATCCGGGTTGAGAATCCGGCGTTCGATGTGACGCCGTCGCGGTATGTGACGGCGATCATCACGGAGCGTGGAGTGGCGCGGGCGCCGTATGAGGAATCGCTGCGGAGGATTGCCGGCCCAGCGTAA
- a CDS encoding DUF547 domain-containing protein, translated as MNFALLLAFAAATDHSAWTRLLERFVGADARVDYRGWKASGTAELDQYVAGLSEPWPAATTAAERKAASINAYNALVVQWILLNYPVESIWKTDNPFRKARHRIDGKEVSLDGIENGLRELGDPRVHATLVCAALSCPPLRREAYTAERLDEQMDDNARAWLADSRWNEFDPAQRRAEVSAIFQWFKKDFERDGGTVEKFLARYAPETAQPMLEAGSVTLRHRTYRWGLNDRAGVGEGFGGVSLWWNVLRNRF; from the coding sequence ATGAACTTCGCCCTACTGCTGGCATTCGCCGCGGCGACCGATCACTCGGCGTGGACGCGGCTGCTCGAGAGGTTCGTGGGGGCGGATGCGCGTGTGGACTACCGGGGCTGGAAGGCGTCGGGCACGGCGGAGCTGGACCAATACGTGGCAGGGCTGTCGGAGCCGTGGCCGGCGGCGACGACGGCGGCCGAGCGCAAGGCGGCGTCGATCAACGCGTATAACGCGCTGGTGGTGCAGTGGATCCTGCTGAACTATCCGGTGGAGAGCATCTGGAAGACGGACAATCCGTTCCGGAAGGCGCGGCACCGGATCGACGGGAAAGAGGTTTCGCTCGACGGGATCGAGAACGGACTGCGGGAGTTGGGAGATCCGCGGGTTCACGCGACGCTGGTGTGCGCGGCGCTTTCGTGTCCGCCGCTGCGGCGCGAGGCCTACACGGCTGAGCGGTTGGACGAGCAGATGGACGACAACGCGCGGGCATGGCTGGCGGATTCGAGGTGGAACGAATTCGACCCGGCGCAGAGGAGGGCGGAGGTGAGCGCGATTTTCCAGTGGTTCAAGAAAGACTTCGAACGGGACGGGGGCACGGTGGAGAAGTTTCTGGCGCGGTACGCACCGGAGACGGCGCAGCCGATGCTCGAGGCAGGGAGCGTTACGCTACGGCACAGGACGTATCGATGGGGACTGAACGACCGAGCGGGAGTTGGGGAAGGGTTCGGGGGGGTGTCTTTGTGGTGGAACGTGCTGCGGAACCGGTTCTAG
- a CDS encoding class I SAM-dependent methyltransferase, translating into MTTTILLVSSALALGSLPAAAQTPPITRLAPFVASPQNVVEKMLEVANLKPGETLYDLGSGDGRVLVTAAQRFGAKAVGVEISPKEAKESRDKIARLQLSEKCSVVEGDLLATDLSPADVVTIYLLTKSNDKLRPNLEKYLKPGARVVSHDYKIPGWTPKEVVQVEAHRRVHSLYLYEIPARK; encoded by the coding sequence ATGACAACGACAATTCTTCTGGTCTCGAGCGCTCTGGCGCTAGGGTCGCTGCCGGCCGCCGCTCAGACTCCGCCGATCACTCGCTTGGCTCCGTTTGTCGCTTCCCCGCAGAATGTGGTGGAGAAAATGCTCGAAGTCGCCAACTTGAAACCCGGCGAGACGCTCTACGATCTTGGCTCCGGCGACGGCCGCGTCCTCGTCACAGCCGCTCAGCGTTTCGGAGCCAAAGCGGTCGGCGTCGAAATCTCGCCCAAGGAAGCCAAGGAGTCGCGCGACAAGATTGCCCGCCTCCAACTTTCCGAGAAATGCTCCGTCGTGGAAGGCGACCTGCTCGCCACCGATCTCAGCCCCGCCGACGTCGTCACCATCTATCTCCTCACCAAGAGCAACGATAAGCTCCGGCCCAATCTTGAGAAGTACCTGAAGCCCGGCGCCCGCGTCGTCTCTCACGACTACAAGATCCCCGGCTGGACGCCCAAGGAAGTCGTACAAGTCGAGGCCCACCGGCGCGTCCACTCCCTCTACCTCTACGAGATTCCGGCCCGGAAGTAG